In a single window of the Azospirillum thiophilum genome:
- a CDS encoding M20 family metallopeptidase, with product MTREPEHRLDHALPDAGLRAAILEAADAMQDDCVALLSDLVRQPSLLGDEAGAQALMADRFAALGLEVDRFEVDEDAISRMPGFSPPVRPGAYAGRENVVGIHRPREAKGRSLILNGHIDVVPTGPAELWTAPPFEPRIAEGRLYGRGAGDMKAGIAAYTAAFATLRKLGYQPAAPVYLQSVIEEECTGNGALACLHRGYRADAAVIPEPFNHSISIAQVGVMWLRLVLTGTPAHVLDTSAGTNAIEAAYALAAHLKALEVRWNEPACRHPAFCGHAHPVNINLGRIEGGEWPSSVPTRCALDLRLGFFPGQEPEAVRAEVTRAVEQARSTDPALAGVGIELVWNGFQAAGCEIDPAHPLVTMLADSHRAVRGGDPELVALTCTTDARFFQLYGDTPATCYGPEATRIHGIDESVSLDSLRDVTRVLALFIAGWCGLEPV from the coding sequence ATGACACGGGAACCGGAACACCGTCTCGACCATGCGTTGCCGGACGCCGGCCTGCGTGCCGCGATCCTGGAGGCGGCGGACGCCATGCAGGATGATTGCGTGGCCCTGCTGTCCGATCTCGTGCGCCAGCCGTCGCTGCTGGGGGACGAGGCCGGGGCGCAGGCGCTGATGGCCGACCGCTTCGCCGCGCTGGGGCTGGAGGTCGACCGGTTCGAGGTGGACGAGGATGCCATCTCCCGCATGCCCGGCTTCTCGCCGCCTGTCCGCCCCGGCGCCTATGCCGGCCGCGAGAATGTCGTCGGCATCCACAGGCCGCGCGAGGCCAAGGGCCGCTCACTGATCCTGAACGGCCACATCGACGTGGTGCCGACTGGACCGGCCGAATTGTGGACCGCCCCGCCCTTCGAACCGCGCATCGCCGAAGGCCGCCTCTACGGCCGCGGGGCCGGCGACATGAAGGCGGGAATCGCCGCCTACACCGCAGCCTTCGCCACGCTGCGCAAGCTGGGCTACCAGCCCGCCGCCCCGGTCTATCTGCAGTCGGTGATCGAGGAGGAATGCACCGGCAACGGCGCGCTCGCCTGCCTGCACCGCGGCTACCGCGCCGACGCAGCGGTGATCCCGGAGCCGTTCAACCATTCCATCTCCATCGCCCAGGTCGGGGTGATGTGGCTGCGGCTGGTGCTGACCGGCACGCCGGCCCATGTGCTCGACACCTCGGCCGGCACCAATGCCATCGAGGCAGCCTATGCGCTGGCCGCCCACCTGAAGGCGCTGGAGGTGCGGTGGAACGAGCCGGCCTGCCGCCATCCGGCCTTCTGCGGCCATGCCCATCCCGTCAACATCAATCTCGGCCGGATCGAGGGCGGCGAGTGGCCGTCGTCAGTCCCGACGCGCTGTGCGCTCGACCTCCGGCTCGGCTTCTTCCCCGGGCAGGAGCCGGAGGCGGTCCGCGCCGAGGTGACCCGGGCGGTGGAGCAGGCCCGCTCCACCGACCCGGCACTCGCCGGCGTCGGCATCGAGCTGGTGTGGAACGGCTTCCAGGCCGCCGGCTGCGAGATCGACCCGGCCCACCCGCTGGTGACCATGCTGGCCGACAGCCACCGCGCGGTGCGCGGCGGCGACCCGGAACTGGTGGCGCTGACCTGCACCACCGACGCCCGCTTCTTCCAGCTCTACGGCGACACCCCCGCCACCTGCTACGGCCCGGAGGCGACGCGCATCCACGGCATCGACGAATCGGTGTCGCTGGACAGCCTCCGCGACGTGACCCGCGTGCTGGCACTGTTCATCGCCGGCTGGTGTGGCCTGGAACCCGTCTGA
- a CDS encoding gluconokinase: MSTAASRLRSSAGGVSRFVLMGVSGCGKSSVGSALAERLGATYVDGDDLHPEPNIRKMGAGLPLSDEDRWPWLLRVGQVLAQDGAMTFIGCSALKRAYRDRIRETTGKPVRFIHLAGAKDLILARMNARPGHFMPCSLLDSQFAALEPPTADEGAVIVNIDQPLDHIVTAVIAALEEGER; encoded by the coding sequence ATGTCGACGGCGGCATCACGGCTTCGCTCTAGCGCGGGCGGCGTCAGCCGCTTCGTGCTGATGGGGGTATCGGGCTGCGGAAAATCCTCGGTCGGGAGTGCGCTGGCCGAGAGGCTTGGTGCCACCTACGTCGATGGGGACGATCTTCATCCCGAACCCAACATCCGCAAGATGGGCGCCGGCCTCCCGCTCTCCGACGAGGATCGCTGGCCCTGGCTCCTCCGCGTCGGCCAGGTGCTGGCCCAGGACGGGGCGATGACCTTCATCGGCTGTTCGGCGCTCAAGCGCGCCTATCGCGACAGGATTCGCGAGACGACCGGCAAGCCGGTGCGCTTCATCCACCTGGCGGGAGCCAAGGACCTGATCCTGGCACGCATGAATGCCCGACCAGGCCATTTCATGCCATGCTCGCTGCTCGACAGCCAGTTCGCGGCGCTGGAGCCGCCAACGGCCGACGAAGGCGCCGTTATCGTTAACATCGACCAGCCACTTGACCATATCGTCACGGCTGTGATCGCAGCGTTGGAGGAGGGGGAGCGATGA
- a CDS encoding L-idonate 5-dehydrogenase encodes MKAIVAHSAKDLRIEDHPDAEPAEGEVGLAVAAGGICGSDLHYYQHGGFGAVRLKQPMILGHEVSARVAKIGPGVTGLEVGQLVSVSPSRPCRTCRYCQQGLHNQCLNMRFYGSAMPFPHIQGAFRETLVADAVQCVPADGLSAGEAAMAEPLAVALHATRRAGDLLGKRVLVTGCGPIGVLSILAARRAGAGEIVAVDLMDFTLDIAKAAGADRVINSREEPEALSAYSADKGTFDVLYECSGAAAALTAGIGALRPRGVIVQLGLGGDMSLPMMAITAKELELRGSFRFHEEFAIGVDLMRKGLIDVKPLISHTIALPDARAAFDLASDRGRAMKVQIAFDPSLSSSSLQA; translated from the coding sequence ATGAAAGCCATCGTCGCCCATTCCGCGAAGGATCTCCGCATCGAGGACCATCCCGATGCGGAGCCGGCTGAAGGCGAGGTCGGGCTTGCGGTCGCCGCAGGCGGCATCTGCGGCAGCGACCTGCATTATTACCAGCATGGCGGCTTTGGGGCCGTCCGGTTGAAACAGCCGATGATCCTCGGTCACGAGGTTTCGGCCCGGGTTGCGAAGATCGGTCCCGGCGTCACCGGGCTGGAGGTCGGCCAGCTGGTTTCGGTGTCGCCATCGCGGCCCTGCCGGACCTGCCGCTACTGCCAGCAGGGCCTGCACAACCAGTGTCTCAACATGCGCTTCTACGGCAGCGCCATGCCCTTTCCCCACATCCAGGGGGCCTTCCGGGAAACCCTGGTCGCCGATGCCGTCCAATGCGTTCCGGCCGACGGGCTCAGCGCCGGCGAGGCGGCGATGGCCGAACCGCTCGCCGTGGCCCTGCATGCCACGCGGCGGGCCGGCGATCTCCTGGGGAAACGGGTGCTGGTGACGGGCTGCGGTCCGATCGGCGTGCTGTCGATCCTCGCCGCGCGCCGCGCCGGCGCTGGCGAGATCGTGGCGGTCGACCTGATGGACTTCACGCTCGACATCGCGAAAGCCGCGGGAGCCGACCGCGTGATCAATTCGAGGGAGGAGCCGGAGGCGCTCTCGGCCTATTCGGCCGACAAGGGCACCTTCGACGTGCTCTATGAATGTTCCGGCGCGGCTGCCGCGCTCACGGCCGGGATCGGGGCGCTCAGGCCGCGCGGGGTGATCGTCCAACTCGGCCTCGGCGGCGACATGTCGCTGCCGATGATGGCGATCACCGCCAAGGAGCTTGAACTGCGCGGTTCCTTCCGCTTCCACGAGGAATTCGCCATCGGTGTCGATCTGATGCGCAAGGGCCTGATCGACGTCAAGCCGCTGATCTCCCACACCATTGCGCTGCCCGACGCCCGCGCGGCCTTCGACCTCGCCTCCGACCGCGGCCGGGCGATGAAGGTGCAGATCGCCTTCGACCCGTCGCTTTCCAGCTCCAGCCTGCAGGCCTGA
- a CDS encoding LysR family transcriptional regulator has product MNETEAERQALARLGQQMDWNLLRTFMVIVQEGSITRAAVRLFLTQPAVSLALKRLEEQLGRTLIDRGPGRFIVTAAGEQVYDEAVTIHATVSRLGALVRDAKDEISGHVHILMTSRIQTPLLDRSLREFHRMYPLVTFRIDVMASADAHIALQQRVGAMAICLLREPIPGLSSQVFLRQTYRLYCGPDFRLFGQRDIDIAELRHESFVSFTSDQIDGALSPLTLFRAREGFAGRVVASSANLEEVRRMILCGLGIGPLPEHIAARDVDDGMLWELPPYEGIAPVNVHLIWNEQAKLNRAERAFLEYLQNGIATAPARELAGASGGLAGDAASP; this is encoded by the coding sequence GTGAACGAAACCGAGGCGGAACGGCAGGCTTTGGCCCGTCTGGGCCAACAGATGGACTGGAACCTGCTGCGCACCTTCATGGTGATCGTGCAGGAGGGGAGCATCACGCGGGCCGCCGTCCGCCTGTTTTTGACGCAGCCGGCGGTCAGCCTTGCCCTCAAGCGGCTGGAGGAGCAGTTGGGCCGCACGCTGATCGACCGTGGCCCCGGCCGTTTCATCGTCACCGCCGCCGGCGAGCAGGTCTATGACGAGGCGGTGACGATCCACGCCACGGTGTCGCGCCTGGGCGCCCTGGTGCGCGACGCCAAGGACGAGATCAGCGGCCATGTCCATATCCTGATGACCAGCCGCATCCAGACCCCGTTGCTCGACCGGTCGCTGCGGGAATTCCACCGGATGTACCCGCTGGTGACTTTCCGCATCGACGTCATGGCCTCGGCCGACGCGCACATCGCCTTGCAGCAGCGGGTCGGCGCCATGGCGATCTGCCTGCTGCGCGAGCCGATCCCCGGCTTGTCCAGCCAGGTCTTCCTGCGCCAGACCTACCGGCTCTATTGCGGCCCGGATTTCCGCCTGTTCGGCCAGCGCGACATCGACATCGCGGAATTGCGGCACGAGAGCTTCGTGTCCTTCACCTCCGACCAGATCGACGGGGCGCTGTCGCCGCTGACCCTGTTCCGCGCGAGAGAGGGCTTCGCCGGCCGCGTCGTCGCTTCCTCCGCCAATCTGGAGGAAGTGCGGCGCATGATCCTGTGCGGCCTCGGCATCGGCCCCCTGCCGGAGCACATCGCCGCGCGCGACGTGGATGACGGGATGTTGTGGGAACTGCCGCCCTATGAAGGCATCGCCCCGGTCAACGTCCATTTGATCTGGAACGAACAGGCCAAGCTGAACCGTGCAGAGCGGGCCTTCCTGGAATATCTGCAGAACGGCATCGCGACCGCGCCGGCACGGGAACTGGCAGGGGCGTCGGGCGGTTTGGCGGGGGATGCGGCCTCGCCTTAG
- a CDS encoding NAD(P)-dependent oxidoreductase, whose protein sequence is MSRTIALIGAGAMGSAIGARFLETGNSLIVFDLDPAKITVLEAKGAVAATSAAEAAHSADCVILSLNSPGIVRAAAFGPGGVAGGAKPGTLIVDMSSIDPDATRALAADAADKGLRWVDSPLSGGAPKAHIGQLTLMVGGADRDVADAREVLKDVASNITHMGPSGAGQTTKLINQVLCGLNFLAVAEATQLAIDAGVDAARIPMALKGGRADSAILQEYMPRYVAKDYRRTGRIDNMVKDLNGAQDLARRTGTAMPLTAVCAEVHRMLTAAGLGGEDQAALMEFFKGAKKEIPQ, encoded by the coding sequence ATGAGCAGGACGATTGCGCTGATCGGCGCGGGAGCCATGGGCAGCGCCATCGGTGCGCGATTTCTGGAGACCGGCAACAGCCTGATCGTCTTCGATCTCGATCCCGCGAAGATCACCGTGCTGGAGGCGAAGGGTGCCGTCGCGGCCACCAGTGCCGCCGAGGCGGCACACTCGGCCGATTGCGTCATTCTCAGCCTCAATTCGCCCGGGATCGTCCGTGCCGCCGCGTTCGGTCCGGGCGGCGTCGCCGGGGGCGCGAAACCCGGGACGCTGATCGTCGACATGTCCTCGATCGATCCCGACGCGACCAGGGCGCTTGCCGCCGATGCGGCGGACAAGGGACTGCGCTGGGTCGACAGCCCGCTATCGGGCGGGGCGCCGAAGGCCCACATCGGCCAGCTCACCCTGATGGTCGGCGGGGCGGATCGCGACGTGGCCGACGCCCGGGAAGTGCTCAAGGACGTCGCGAGCAACATCACCCACATGGGACCGTCCGGCGCCGGCCAGACGACGAAGCTGATCAATCAGGTTCTGTGCGGGCTGAACTTCCTGGCGGTGGCCGAGGCGACCCAGCTGGCCATCGACGCCGGCGTCGATGCCGCCAGGATCCCCATGGCGCTGAAGGGAGGCAGGGCCGACAGCGCCATCCTCCAGGAATACATGCCGCGCTATGTCGCCAAGGATTACCGCCGTACCGGCCGCATCGACAACATGGTCAAGGATCTCAACGGAGCCCAGGACCTCGCGCGGCGCACCGGCACCGCCATGCCGCTGACCGCCGTCTGCGCGGAGGTGCACCGCATGCTGACCGCCGCCGGCCTCGGCGGGGAGGATCAGGCGGCGCTGATGGAGTTCTTCAAGGGCGCAAAGAAGGAGATTCCGCAATGA
- a CDS encoding TRAP transporter large permease subunit, with the protein MMVLILFLSVLLISILAGLPVAFALLLSSMALMLHMDLFSADVLTQSLMNGVDSFPLLAVPFFLVAGEVMAHGGLSRRIVQLAATLVGHRKGGLGYVAIITSVLLAGLSGSAVADAAALVSILYPMMRKSGYPEGASIGLLASGGIIAPVIPPSLPLIIIGVAGNISIAKLFLGGIAPGLMMGATLMVVWWMIMRKETVETTPRATAAERLAALRDGVWALLLPIIIIGGIRFGIFTPTEAAVVAAVYAIAVSTLVYRELTLRGFYDILIVAGRSTAMVMFLVGAAMVAAWLITVAQLPQQLALLLGPLVDHPRVLMAVIMLIVLLVGMVMDLSPTILILVPLFMPIVKMAGIDPVYFGLMFVINTSIGLITPPVGTVLNVVCGVGHAQMSTAVRGALPFIAAYSLLLILFILFPSLIIAPMKFFAG; encoded by the coding sequence ATGATGGTTTTGATCCTGTTTCTCTCGGTTCTTCTCATCAGCATCCTGGCGGGGCTTCCGGTCGCCTTCGCGCTGCTTCTCTCCTCCATGGCGCTGATGCTGCATATGGATTTGTTCAGCGCCGATGTGCTCACCCAGTCCCTGATGAACGGCGTCGACAGCTTTCCGCTGCTCGCCGTTCCTTTCTTCCTCGTCGCCGGCGAGGTGATGGCGCATGGCGGCCTGTCGCGGCGCATCGTCCAGCTGGCGGCGACCCTGGTCGGCCATCGCAAGGGCGGGCTGGGCTATGTGGCGATCATCACCTCGGTTCTGCTGGCGGGCCTGTCGGGCTCGGCCGTGGCAGATGCGGCGGCGCTGGTGTCGATCCTCTACCCGATGATGCGGAAGTCCGGATATCCGGAAGGAGCCTCGATCGGCCTGCTGGCGTCGGGCGGCATCATCGCGCCGGTCATTCCGCCGTCATTGCCGCTGATCATCATCGGCGTGGCTGGAAACATCTCCATCGCCAAGCTGTTCCTCGGCGGCATCGCCCCCGGCCTCATGATGGGCGCGACCCTGATGGTCGTCTGGTGGATGATCATGCGCAAGGAGACGGTGGAGACCACGCCGCGCGCCACGGCGGCGGAGCGCCTCGCCGCCCTGCGCGACGGCGTGTGGGCGCTGCTTTTGCCGATCATCATCATCGGCGGCATCCGCTTCGGCATCTTCACCCCGACCGAAGCGGCGGTGGTCGCCGCCGTCTACGCCATCGCCGTGTCCACGCTCGTCTACCGCGAGCTGACCCTGCGGGGCTTCTACGACATTCTCATCGTGGCCGGCCGGTCCACCGCCATGGTGATGTTCCTCGTCGGTGCCGCGATGGTCGCCGCCTGGCTGATCACGGTGGCACAGCTTCCCCAGCAGCTGGCGCTGCTTCTCGGCCCGCTGGTCGACCATCCGCGCGTGCTGATGGCCGTGATCATGCTGATCGTGCTGCTGGTCGGCATGGTCATGGATCTGAGCCCGACGATCCTGATCCTGGTGCCGCTCTTCATGCCGATCGTGAAAATGGCGGGAATCGACCCGGTCTATTTCGGATTGATGTTCGTGATCAACACGTCGATCGGCCTCATCACCCCGCCGGTGGGAACGGTTCTCAACGTGGTCTGCGGCGTCGGCCATGCGCAGATGAGCACCGCGGTCAGGGGAGCGCTGCCGTTCATCGCCGCTTACTCGCTTCTGCTGATCCTCTTCATCCTGTTCCCATCTCTCATCATCGCCCCGATGAAGTTCTTCGCCGGCTAA
- a CDS encoding 2-hydroxyacid dehydrogenase codes for MEKPDILQVGPYPDWDEGPLNEAYRTHRYFEAVDKAAFLAQVGPSVRAIATRGELGANRAMIEACPKLEIVAVYGVGYDAVDLDACRERGIRVTNTPDVLTNDVADLGVAMMLCQSRGMIGAEGWVRNGDWAAKGLYPLKRRVWGRRAGIVGLGRIGFEVAKRLQGFGMQIAYSDVGPKSYAAGMEYVADAVALAERSDFLFVTLAASAATRHIINRDVIAALGPDGMLINISRASNIDEEALLDALEAKTLGSAALDVFEGEPKLNPRFLALDNVLLQPHHASGTIETRKAMGQLVRDNIAAQFAGQPLPTPVL; via the coding sequence ATGGAAAAACCCGATATCCTGCAGGTGGGCCCCTATCCGGACTGGGACGAGGGCCCGCTGAACGAAGCCTACCGGACGCACCGCTATTTCGAGGCGGTCGACAAGGCGGCCTTCCTGGCCCAGGTCGGGCCGTCGGTCCGCGCCATCGCGACGCGGGGCGAGCTTGGCGCCAACCGCGCCATGATCGAGGCCTGCCCGAAGCTGGAGATCGTCGCGGTCTATGGCGTCGGCTATGACGCCGTCGATCTGGATGCCTGCCGCGAACGCGGCATCCGGGTGACCAACACCCCCGATGTCCTGACGAACGACGTTGCCGATCTCGGCGTCGCGATGATGCTCTGCCAGTCGCGCGGGATGATCGGCGCGGAAGGCTGGGTCAGGAACGGCGATTGGGCGGCCAAGGGCCTCTATCCGCTGAAGCGCCGCGTCTGGGGCCGGCGCGCCGGCATCGTCGGGCTGGGCCGCATCGGCTTCGAGGTGGCCAAGCGCCTCCAGGGGTTCGGTATGCAGATCGCCTATAGCGACGTCGGTCCGAAGAGTTATGCGGCGGGCATGGAGTATGTCGCGGATGCGGTCGCCCTCGCGGAGCGCTCGGACTTTCTGTTCGTGACGCTTGCCGCATCTGCCGCCACCCGTCACATCATCAACCGCGACGTGATCGCCGCGCTCGGGCCGGATGGGATGCTGATCAACATATCCCGCGCGTCCAACATCGACGAGGAGGCGCTGCTCGACGCGCTCGAAGCCAAGACGCTGGGCTCGGCCGCCCTGGACGTCTTCGAAGGCGAGCCGAAGCTCAATCCGCGCTTCCTGGCCCTCGACAACGTGCTGCTCCAGCCTCACCACGCGTCGGGCACGATCGAGACGCGCAAGGCCATGGGCCAGCTCGTCCGCGACAACATCGCCGCCCAGTTCGCCGGGCAGCCGCTTCCGACCCCGGTTCTCTGA
- a CDS encoding TRAP transporter small permease: MGRLVSFLWTWIDAIMAILMASMIVLVFTNVVMRYGFSSGLRVSVELSRLGFVWVVMLGAVVALRRGEHLAVSEFSEVFFPRAVPILRRFAWLVILVSVSMLFWGALRQTIANWSNISPLTGLPTGVMYLAGAVSGLLMAFVAISRLFGPPETVKTAPENK; encoded by the coding sequence ATGGGCCGACTTGTGTCGTTCCTCTGGACCTGGATCGACGCCATCATGGCAATACTGATGGCGTCGATGATCGTCCTGGTGTTTACCAACGTGGTCATGCGGTACGGCTTTTCGTCCGGACTTCGGGTGTCCGTCGAGCTGTCCCGCCTGGGATTCGTTTGGGTGGTGATGCTGGGCGCCGTCGTCGCATTGCGCCGGGGGGAGCATCTCGCGGTCTCGGAATTTTCCGAGGTCTTCTTTCCGCGGGCCGTCCCCATCCTGCGCCGCTTCGCATGGCTCGTCATTCTCGTGTCTGTTTCGATGCTCTTTTGGGGCGCCTTACGGCAGACCATCGCGAACTGGAGCAACATTTCACCGCTCACCGGGCTGCCGACCGGGGTGATGTACCTGGCTGGCGCCGTTTCCGGCCTCCTCATGGCGTTCGTGGCGATCTCGCGGCTTTTCGGCCCTCCGGAAACCGTCAAGACCGCACCGGAGAACAAATGA
- a CDS encoding DctP family TRAP transporter solute-binding subunit, protein MNKLKTLGMTALLVLASFSASAQTKLKLGHAAPETDLQQAMSLYFKEQVESRSKGTISITVFPQGQLGNDAQMIDGTRSGITDITISGLNNFTGLVPESGVFELPFIFPTRQVAYKVLDGEIGAGIAGQFGKHGLKVLGFPENGYRNITNNRGPIRVPADLKGLQMRVNNSRALNDMFALLGANPQQLPVAELYTALETGVVNAQDHPVGIVVSFKFNEVQKYLSLTQHAYSPLAMVMNDKKFQSLSEADRKIIVESARDAVAKQREMNIAKEEGMLAELEKEGMKVNRDVDAAAFQTAVRQVWDGFTKANGDKLVNAIVGMSK, encoded by the coding sequence ATGAACAAGCTCAAGACTCTGGGCATGACGGCCCTTCTGGTGCTGGCGTCCTTTTCCGCCTCCGCCCAGACCAAGTTGAAGCTCGGCCATGCGGCGCCGGAGACGGATCTGCAGCAGGCGATGTCGCTCTACTTCAAGGAGCAGGTGGAAAGCCGCTCCAAGGGGACGATCAGCATCACCGTGTTCCCGCAGGGGCAGCTTGGCAACGACGCCCAGATGATCGACGGAACCCGGTCCGGCATCACCGACATCACCATCTCGGGTCTCAATAATTTCACCGGCCTGGTTCCCGAGTCCGGCGTGTTCGAGCTGCCCTTCATCTTCCCGACGCGCCAGGTGGCCTACAAGGTTCTCGATGGCGAGATCGGCGCGGGGATCGCCGGCCAGTTCGGCAAGCATGGCCTCAAGGTCCTGGGCTTCCCCGAGAACGGCTACCGCAACATCACCAACAACCGCGGCCCGATTCGCGTTCCCGCCGACCTCAAGGGCCTGCAGATGCGCGTCAACAATTCGCGCGCCCTCAACGACATGTTCGCCCTGCTCGGCGCCAACCCGCAGCAGCTTCCGGTCGCCGAGCTCTACACCGCGCTGGAAACCGGCGTCGTGAACGCCCAGGACCATCCGGTCGGCATCGTCGTCTCCTTCAAGTTCAACGAGGTGCAGAAGTACCTGTCGCTGACCCAGCACGCCTATTCGCCGCTGGCCATGGTGATGAACGACAAGAAGTTCCAATCCCTGAGCGAGGCCGACCGCAAGATCATCGTCGAGTCCGCGAGGGACGCCGTCGCCAAGCAGCGCGAGATGAACATCGCCAAGGAAGAGGGCATGCTCGCGGAGCTGGAGAAGGAGGGTATGAAGGTCAATCGCGATGTCGATGCGGCCGCCTTCCAGACCGCGGTTCGCCAAGTCTGGGACGGGTTCACCAAGGCCAACGGCGACAAGCTCGTCAACGCCATCGTCGGCATGTCGAAGTAA
- a CDS encoding SDR family oxidoreductase, whose protein sequence is MSLELFSLKGRRALVTGSSQGIGLALAKGLAAAGAAVVLNGRDGDKLARAAAQIGQDTDILAFDVTDHQAAREAVDRFEVESGPIDILVNNAGMQFRAPLEEFPADAFERLMRTNVSSVFNVGQAVARHMIGRRAGKIINIASVQTTLARPSIAPYTATKGAVGNLTKGMATDWARYGLQCNAIAPGYFDTPLNAALVADADFSAWLEKRTPAGRWGRVEELVGACVFLASEASSFVNGHVIYVDGGITASL, encoded by the coding sequence GTGTCTCTGGAACTTTTCAGCCTGAAAGGCCGGCGCGCCCTCGTGACCGGCTCTTCGCAGGGCATCGGGCTCGCCCTGGCCAAGGGGCTTGCCGCGGCCGGCGCGGCGGTGGTCCTGAACGGCAGGGATGGCGACAAGCTGGCGCGGGCCGCCGCGCAGATCGGCCAGGACACCGACATCCTGGCCTTCGACGTGACCGACCACCAGGCCGCGCGCGAGGCGGTCGACCGGTTCGAGGTGGAAAGCGGGCCGATCGACATTCTCGTCAACAATGCCGGCATGCAATTCCGTGCGCCGCTGGAAGAGTTCCCGGCCGACGCCTTCGAGCGCCTGATGCGGACCAACGTCTCCAGCGTCTTCAATGTCGGGCAGGCCGTCGCCCGCCATATGATCGGCCGCCGGGCCGGCAAGATCATCAACATCGCCAGCGTCCAGACCACGCTGGCCCGCCCGTCCATCGCCCCCTACACCGCGACCAAGGGCGCGGTCGGCAACCTGACCAAGGGCATGGCGACCGACTGGGCGCGCTACGGCCTCCAGTGCAACGCGATCGCGCCGGGATATTTCGACACTCCCCTCAACGCCGCTCTGGTCGCCGATGCGGACTTCTCGGCCTGGCTCGAGAAGCGGACGCCGGCAGGACGCTGGGGCCGGGTCGAGGAACTGGTCGGCGCCTGCGTGTTCCTGGCTTCCGAAGCCTCCTCTTTCGTGAATGGGCATGTGATCTATGTCGACGGCGGCATCACGGCTTCGCTCTAG
- a CDS encoding LacI family DNA-binding transcriptional regulator, giving the protein MTKRRAKPTMRDVSRLAGVSTMTVSRVLTDPSLVAEETRQRVLQAVEQLRYVPDRVAGSLSSRRSGFVALILPTLMNSNFADTAQALSEGLHSAGYQLLIGYTLYRLDEEERVIQSVLTRRPEAIVLTGIEHSRKTTGMLFEAGVPVVEIWDLQDRPIDYVVGYSNFEVGRAAAHHLVGLGHRRVCAVGPCDTGEARDFRAEQRLAGFAAGLRETGTPDDLIFRHSHVPLSFTEGADAMEMVAREAPDVEAIFAASDLHAVGVLMECQRRSIRVPDDLSIMGFGDFEIGRQCVPSLTTMRVDARAIGLRTAEVILGALGVQPSEESQSPDRPTRVHDLGFEVLTRGSTRPGKWKR; this is encoded by the coding sequence ATGACCAAACGCCGAGCAAAACCCACGATGCGCGATGTGTCGCGCCTGGCCGGTGTATCCACCATGACGGTGTCGCGTGTCCTCACCGACCCCAGCCTGGTGGCGGAGGAAACCCGGCAGCGCGTCCTCCAGGCGGTGGAGCAGTTGCGCTATGTTCCGGACCGGGTGGCGGGCAGCCTGTCGTCGCGTCGAAGCGGGTTCGTCGCACTGATCCTGCCGACTCTCATGAACTCGAACTTCGCCGACACTGCGCAGGCGTTGAGCGAGGGACTGCACAGCGCAGGCTACCAGCTGCTCATCGGCTACACGCTCTACCGGCTCGACGAGGAGGAGCGCGTCATCCAATCCGTGCTGACGCGGCGTCCGGAAGCGATCGTGCTGACCGGGATCGAGCATTCCCGGAAGACAACGGGGATGCTCTTCGAGGCCGGCGTGCCGGTGGTGGAAATCTGGGATCTGCAGGACCGGCCCATCGACTATGTGGTGGGCTATTCCAACTTCGAGGTCGGCCGCGCCGCGGCCCATCATCTCGTCGGGCTGGGGCACCGGCGGGTCTGCGCCGTCGGCCCCTGCGACACCGGGGAGGCGCGCGATTTCCGCGCCGAACAGCGGCTGGCCGGCTTTGCCGCCGGCTTGCGGGAAACAGGCACGCCCGACGATCTGATCTTCCGGCACTCCCATGTCCCGCTGTCCTTCACCGAAGGGGCCGACGCGATGGAAATGGTGGCCCGTGAAGCCCCGGACGTGGAGGCCATCTTCGCAGCGTCGGACCTGCACGCCGTCGGCGTGCTGATGGAGTGCCAGCGGCGCTCGATCCGCGTGCCGGACGACCTGTCCATCATGGGCTTCGGCGATTTCGAGATCGGCCGGCAGTGCGTTCCGTCGCTGACGACGATGCGGGTCGATGCGCGGGCGATCGGCCTCAGGACCGCCGAGGTGATCCTTGGAGCCCTCGGCGTGCAGCCGTCCGAGGAGAGCCAGTCCCCGGACCGTCCGACGAGGGTTCACGACCTGGGATTCGAGGTGCTCACCCGCGGCAGCACGCGCCCTGGAAAATGGAAGCGATGA